The following coding sequences are from one Selenomonas sputigena ATCC 35185 window:
- the hisD gene encoding histidinol dehydrogenase has product MKIVSAKELGKDKIRKLLVKPPFDEVQLNPKIREANRKIFGADLTAAEVAVRIVEDVRRHGDEAVIKYTKLIDGTDFSPEDFQVSEEEFAEAEKNADPAIVASLQRAAHNVRSYHEEQKANSWLTYREKGSILGQSLIPLDRAGIYVPGGTAAYPSSVLMNAVPAAVAGVGEIIMMVPPKNGKINPYVLLAAKIAGVSKVYKIGGAQAIAAMAYGTATIPRVDKITGPGNIFVTLAKKAVYGHCDIDMLAGPSEILIVADETADPAYTAADMLSQAEHDTLASSILITTSAKLAHEVEALLEEQLKGLPRENIARASIENNGLIVIADDIMEALEYANISAPEHMELLTKQPFELLPYVRHAGAVFLGAYSPEPLGDYFAGPNHVLPTGGTARFYSVLNVETFMKRTSIISYTKDALHDVEADIIRLAEAEGLHAHANAVRLRSKERKD; this is encoded by the coding sequence ATGAAGATTGTATCGGCAAAAGAGCTCGGTAAAGATAAAATACGGAAGCTCTTGGTGAAGCCGCCCTTCGATGAGGTGCAGCTCAATCCAAAGATTCGCGAGGCGAACCGAAAGATCTTCGGCGCCGATCTCACGGCGGCGGAAGTCGCCGTGCGCATCGTCGAGGACGTGCGCCGTCATGGCGATGAAGCCGTCATCAAGTACACGAAGCTCATCGACGGCACGGATTTTTCCCCCGAAGATTTTCAAGTGTCGGAAGAGGAATTTGCCGAAGCGGAAAAAAATGCAGACCCGGCAATCGTCGCATCGCTACAAAGAGCCGCGCACAATGTGCGCAGCTACCACGAAGAACAAAAAGCAAATTCATGGCTGACGTACCGTGAAAAAGGCTCAATTCTCGGGCAGTCGCTGATTCCGCTCGACCGCGCGGGCATCTATGTGCCGGGCGGCACGGCGGCGTATCCGTCCTCCGTCTTGATGAACGCTGTTCCGGCTGCCGTCGCAGGCGTCGGCGAGATCATCATGATGGTGCCGCCGAAAAACGGCAAGATCAATCCCTATGTGCTTCTTGCGGCGAAGATTGCGGGCGTGTCCAAGGTCTACAAGATCGGCGGCGCACAAGCAATCGCCGCCATGGCGTACGGCACTGCGACGATTCCGCGCGTCGACAAGATCACGGGTCCCGGCAACATCTTCGTCACGCTCGCGAAGAAAGCTGTTTACGGCCATTGTGACATCGACATGCTCGCCGGCCCGAGCGAGATCCTCATCGTCGCCGACGAGACGGCAGATCCCGCCTATACGGCAGCCGATATGCTGAGTCAGGCGGAGCATGACACTCTGGCGTCAAGCATCCTCATCACGACGAGCGCAAAGCTCGCGCATGAGGTCGAGGCTCTGCTGGAGGAACAGCTGAAAGGGCTGCCGAGGGAAAATATCGCCAGAGCGTCCATCGAGAACAACGGTCTCATCGTCATCGCCGATGACATCATGGAAGCATTGGAATACGCGAACATTTCCGCGCCTGAGCACATGGAACTTCTGACGAAGCAGCCGTTCGAGCTTCTGCCCTATGTGCGCCATGCGGGAGCCGTTTTCCTCGGCGCATATTCTCCGGAACCCTTGGGCGATTACTTCGCGGGTCCCAACCATGTATTGCCGACGGGCGGCACGGCGAGATTCTATTCCGTGCTCAACGTCGAGACCTTCATGAAGCGCACGAGCATCATTTCCTATACGAAGGACGCCCTGCATGATGTGGAGGCGGACATCATACGTCTGGCGGAGGCGGAGGGGCTGCACGCCCATGCCAATGCCGTACGTCTGCGCAGCAAGGAGAGGAAGGACTGA
- the hisB gene encoding imidazoleglycerol-phosphate dehydratase HisB — protein MRQAEVKRKTNETEIALRIGLDGTGKCSINTGIGFFDHMMTLFAVHGLFDLDILCHGDTEVDGHHSVEDIGIALGQAFREALGDKAGIARYGSFYLPMDEALAFVTLDISGRAYLVYDGGEMTPVVGSYDTELTEEFLRAFAFNAGITLHAKVLYGRNTHHKIEAIFKALAHALRLAVAKDPRVKGVPSSKGVL, from the coding sequence ATGCGCCAAGCCGAGGTCAAGAGAAAGACAAATGAAACGGAAATCGCGCTTCGCATCGGCCTTGACGGCACAGGCAAGTGCTCCATCAATACGGGAATCGGCTTCTTCGACCACATGATGACCCTTTTCGCCGTACATGGACTTTTTGACCTGGACATCCTTTGTCATGGCGATACCGAGGTGGACGGACATCATTCCGTCGAGGACATCGGCATCGCCTTGGGACAGGCATTTCGCGAGGCTCTGGGCGACAAGGCGGGCATTGCACGCTACGGGTCGTTCTACTTGCCTATGGATGAAGCGCTCGCCTTCGTGACGCTCGACATCAGCGGCAGGGCATACCTCGTCTACGATGGGGGCGAGATGACGCCCGTCGTCGGCAGCTACGATACGGAGCTGACGGAGGAGTTTTTGCGTGCCTTTGCCTTCAATGCCGGCATCACGCTTCATGCCAAGGTGCTCTATGGCAGGAATACGCACCATAAGATCGAAGCGATCTTCAAGGCGCTCGCTCATGCGCTGCGCCTTGCCGTCGCCAAGGATCCGCGCGTCAAAGGCGTGCCGTCGAGCAAGGGTGTTTTATAG
- the hisH gene encoding imidazole glycerol phosphate synthase subunit HisH yields MIAVIDYGVGNLFSVEKALLHSGAEVEVTHDAERIAVAEKLVLPGVGAFGDCMKRLEATGLIPVIRHEIEAGKPLLGICVGLQILFEGSDESPHAAGLGVFSGRVRRIEAPGLKIPHMGWNSLDFAERHEGQPGIGLFRGIRAGSYVYFVHSYHAVPEEPQIITAQAMYGECLTAAVAKDNVQAVQFHPEKSGAVGSAILKNFVNA; encoded by the coding sequence ATGATTGCGGTCATTGATTACGGCGTAGGAAACCTCTTCAGCGTGGAAAAAGCGCTCCTCCATAGTGGTGCAGAAGTGGAGGTCACGCACGATGCAGAACGAATTGCGGTGGCGGAGAAGCTCGTCCTGCCGGGTGTGGGCGCATTCGGCGACTGCATGAAGCGTCTGGAAGCGACGGGGTTGATCCCTGTGATACGGCATGAGATAGAAGCGGGAAAGCCGCTTCTTGGCATCTGCGTCGGCCTGCAGATCCTTTTCGAAGGCAGCGATGAATCGCCACACGCTGCAGGACTTGGCGTCTTTTCCGGCAGGGTGCGCCGCATCGAGGCGCCTGGGCTGAAGATTCCGCACATGGGATGGAACTCCTTGGATTTTGCGGAACGTCATGAGGGGCAGCCGGGCATTGGCCTTTTCCGCGGCATCCGTGCAGGTTCTTACGTCTACTTCGTTCACAGCTATCATGCTGTGCCCGAAGAGCCTCAGATCATCACGGCGCAGGCGATGTACGGCGAATGCCTGACGGCGGCAGTAGCGAAGGACAATGTTCAGGCCGTCCAGTTCCATCCCGAGAAATCGGGAGCGGTCGGCAGCGCGATCCTGAAGAATTTTGTGAATGCTTAG
- the hisA gene encoding 1-(5-phosphoribosyl)-5-[(5-phosphoribosylamino)methylideneamino]imidazole-4-carboxamide isomerase, with translation MLIIPAIDIRNGKCVRLFKGDFAQETVFSDHPEEMAMKWQSAGARFLHLVDLDGALAKKPMNLAAVERILGTVDIPVELGGGIRSLENIEEVLALGVSRVILGSVAVQDPALVKEACQKYEERIIVGIDAKDGIVAVDGWGVSGEVEAGELAKRMVNAGVRTIIYTDISRDGTLSGVNAEATIALAKESGAAVIASGGVNSLDDIRRLKALEADGVCGVIVGKSIYTGALDLQEAIEIAGQEG, from the coding sequence ATGCTCATCATTCCGGCGATTGATATAAGAAATGGAAAATGCGTGCGCTTGTTCAAGGGGGACTTTGCCCAGGAGACGGTTTTTTCGGATCATCCTGAGGAAATGGCGATGAAGTGGCAGAGCGCCGGCGCACGCTTCCTGCACCTTGTCGACTTGGACGGCGCTCTGGCGAAGAAGCCGATGAATCTCGCTGCGGTAGAGCGCATCCTGGGGACTGTAGACATCCCTGTTGAACTTGGCGGCGGCATCCGTTCGCTCGAAAACATCGAAGAGGTGCTGGCTCTCGGTGTGAGTCGCGTGATCCTCGGCTCCGTGGCGGTGCAGGATCCCGCGCTTGTGAAAGAGGCCTGCCAAAAGTACGAGGAGCGCATCATCGTTGGTATCGACGCCAAGGACGGCATCGTCGCCGTCGATGGCTGGGGCGTTTCCGGCGAAGTGGAAGCGGGCGAGTTGGCAAAGCGCATGGTCAATGCAGGCGTTCGCACCATCATCTACACCGACATTTCTCGTGACGGAACATTGTCGGGCGTGAACGCGGAGGCGACGATCGCGCTCGCCAAGGAGAGCGGCGCAGCGGTCATCGCTTCGGGCGGTGTAAATTCTCTCGATGACATCCGTCGCCTGAAGGCGTTGGAAGCCGATGGCGTCTGCGGCGTGATCGTCGGCAAATCCATCTATACGGGGGCGCTTGACTTGCAGGAAGCCATTGAAATCGCCGGCCAGGAGGGGTAA
- the hisF gene encoding imidazole glycerol phosphate synthase subunit HisF codes for MYTKRIIPCLDVKNGRVVKGTNFVGLRDAGDPVELAARYDKEGADELVFLDITASHEERSTIVQVAKACASEMFIPFTVGGGIRTPEDIRRLLKSGADKVSFNTAAVKDPEVLRLGAERFGRQCIVLAIDARKSGENEWEVYINGGRTPTGMDCLAWAKKGVALGAGEILLTSMDADGTKDGYDIALTRAVSESVPVPVIASGGAGKLSHFYDVLTEGKADAVLAASVFHYGEFTIREVKDYLKNRGVEVRL; via the coding sequence ATGTATACGAAGCGCATCATTCCCTGCCTCGATGTCAAAAACGGGCGCGTCGTCAAGGGTACGAACTTCGTCGGTCTGCGCGATGCGGGCGATCCCGTCGAGCTGGCGGCACGCTATGACAAAGAAGGGGCGGACGAGCTGGTGTTCCTCGACATTACGGCGTCGCACGAGGAGCGTTCGACCATCGTCCAAGTGGCCAAGGCCTGCGCCTCCGAGATGTTCATCCCGTTCACCGTCGGCGGCGGCATACGCACGCCCGAGGATATCCGCAGGCTGTTGAAGTCGGGTGCGGACAAGGTGTCCTTCAACACGGCCGCCGTGAAAGATCCCGAGGTTCTGCGCCTCGGCGCGGAGCGCTTTGGCAGGCAGTGCATCGTCCTCGCCATCGACGCGCGAAAGAGCGGGGAAAACGAGTGGGAGGTCTACATCAATGGCGGCAGGACGCCGACAGGCATGGACTGCCTTGCCTGGGCGAAGAAGGGCGTCGCTTTGGGCGCAGGAGAAATCCTTTTGACGAGCATGGACGCTGACGGCACGAAGGATGGCTACGACATCGCGTTGACGCGCGCTGTTTCTGAAAGCGTCCCTGTGCCCGTCATCGCCTCGGGCGGCGCGGGGAAGCTCTCTCATTTTTATGATGTACTGACGGAAGGGAAGGCGGACGCCGTCCTTGCCGCTTCGGTTTTCCACTATGGCGAATTTACCATAAGGGAAGTCAAGGATTATCTGAAGAATCGTGGAGTGGAGGTCAGATTATGA